The proteins below come from a single Maylandia zebra isolate NMK-2024a linkage group LG23, Mzebra_GT3a, whole genome shotgun sequence genomic window:
- the LOC101468184 gene encoding claudin-24 — MDPIISVLELVGVLISAGAWLCSLATTLMSSWLTLSNLLVTETLGVGLWETCVLNQQGTLECRPYDSLLGLRPEIKLARILMCTALGVGMLGLLLAIPSLHLVNGCRQQLEDVSCKRALKATSGALWLVAGILGLIPVSYIAHVTVEQFFDESVPDMVPRWEFGDALFCGWTAGVLHLAAGMLLLISCFYVQKLNSNRPVDVPPVLTKLEPDSMRTRSEYV; from the coding sequence ATGGACCCTATCATCAGTGTTCTGGAGCTGGTGGGGGTTCTGATCTCAGCGGGGGCCTGGCTCTGCTCTCTGGCCACCACCCTGATGTCCTCATGGCTCACACTGTCCAACTTGCTGGTCACAGAGACTCTTGGGGTGGGCCTCTGGGAGACCTGCGTGCTCAATCAGCAGGGAACACTGGAGTGTAGGCCCTATGACAGTCTGCTGGGGCTGCGACCAGAGATCAAGCTAGCCCGGATCCTCATGTGCACAGCGCTAGGGGTAGGAATGCTGGGGCTTTTGCTTGCCATACCCAGCCTCCACCTTGTCAACGGCTGCCGGCAACAGTTGGAGGACGTGAGCTGTAAGAGGGCCCTGAAGGCAACCAGTGGGGCATTGTGGCTGGTGGCAGGGATCCTGGGCCTCATCCCAGTTTCCTACATCGCCCATGTGACGGTCGAACAGTTCTTCGATGAGTCAGTGCCTGACATGGTCCCACGATGGGAATTTGGGGATGCTCTGTTCTGTGGTTGGACGGCCGGCGTCCTTCATCTAGCTGCAGGAATGCTGCTGctaatttcctgtttttatgtgcAGAAGTTAAACAGTAACAGACCCGTTGATGTCCCTCCGGTCCTGACAAAGCTAGAACCTGACTCCATGAGAACCAGATCTGAGTATGTCTGA